A region of Salmo salar chromosome ssa17, Ssal_v3.1, whole genome shotgun sequence DNA encodes the following proteins:
- the LOC106576505 gene encoding LOW QUALITY PROTEIN: prestin (The sequence of the model RefSeq protein was modified relative to this genomic sequence to represent the inferred CDS: deleted 1 base in 1 codon), with protein MEQHVTPCEDAPPPLMYRVERPVFDEAYLHTQLLHPRERSPKTIRQRLAQQLHCSSERAKAIALSFLPILTWLPSYPVKEYLFGDLVSGLSTGVMQLPQGLAYAMLAAVPPVYGLYSSFYPVLLYTFFGTSRHISIGTFAVISLMIGGVVVREAPDSMFTIQALNGTSTNTTVFIDTEARDARRVHVAVVLTTLVGVIQLVLGLLRFGFVAIYLTEPLVRGFTTAAAVHVFISQLKYLLGIQTPRFSGPLSALHSVTAVFSDITSTNVTTLIVGVVCMVVLYCVKDLNERFKKKLPVPIPGEIIVVMVSTGISYGLSLSENYQVDVVRTIPSGLLPPAIPDFSLLPNLVTDSIAIAVVGFSMGISLAKIFALKHGYSVDGNQELIALGLCNFVSSFFHTFAITCSMSRSLVQESTGGNTQIAGLLASMVVLLVVVAIGFVFQPLPQTALAAIIMVNLLGMFKQFRDIPALWRTSKIELAIWLVAFVASVLLGLDLGLLVALGFAILSVIYRTQSPKSVILGQVLDTGLYCDVDEYEKAAECTGIKIFHSNSSIYFANSDLYLNALKEKTGVDPVHLQAIRKARKKKIKKESAERESQNHKSPRKMSAVVKLDVELGVTHEVVAGGGSQNHLEVQGNGQVAETHTESDSEETRFLEPLCPVHTLILDWTPVNFIDSVGAKAIKLVIKEYAAVDVCVFIAGCSRTLLAELRTLQFFTGVVTPEMVFPTVHDAVLHCRRRTAPPTIPAIQ; from the exons ATGGAACAACATGTAACGCCCTGCGAGGATGCGCCCCCACCGCTGATGTACCGTGTGGAACGGCCTGTGTTCGATGAGGCCTACCTCCACACCCAGCTCCTGCACCCGAGAGAGAGGAGCCCCAAGACCATCAGGCAGAGACTGGCACAACAGCTCCA ctGCTCATCAGAAAGGGCCAAAGCCATTGCTCTGAGCTTCCTGCCCATTTTAACATGGCTGCCGTCCTACCCTGTCAAGGAGTACCTGTTTGGGGACCTGGTCTCAGGCCTCAGCACGGGGGTCATGCAGCTACCTCAAG gtcTTGCCTATGCCATGCTGGCTGCCGTGCCTCCTGTGTATGGCCTGTACTCCTCCTTCTACCCCGTCCTGCTCTACACCTTCTTTGGGACCTCTAGACACATATCGATAG GCACGTTTGCGGTGATCAGCCTGATGATTGGAGGAGTGGTGGTGAGGGAGGCCCCTGACTCCATGTTCACCATCCAGGCCCTGAATGgtacctccaccaacaccaccgtCTTCATTGACACAGAGGCCCGTGATGCCAGGAGGGTCCACGTAGCCGTAGTCCTCACCACCCTGGTGGGAGTCATACAG ctggtcctggggttgTTGCGGTTTGGCTTTGTGGCCATCTACCTCACGGAGCCCCTGGTACGCGGATTCACCACGGCCGCGGCCGTCCACGTCTTCATCTCTCAGCTTAAATACCTGCTGGGCATCCAGACCCCGCGCTTCAGTGGGCCCCTGTCCGCTCTTCAC agTGTTACAGCCGTGTTCAGTGACATCACCAGCACCAACGTGACCACGTTGATTGTGGGCGTGGTCTGCATGGTGGTCCTCTACTGCGTGAAGGACCTCAACGAGCGCTTCAAGAAGAAGCTGCCTGTGCCCATCCCTGGAGAGATCATTGTGGTCATGGTCTCAACGGGGATCTCCTATGGTCTCAGTCTGTCAGAGAACTACCAAGTGGACGTGGTCAGGACAATTCCATCCGG GCTGCTTCCACCTGCAATCCCAGACTTCTCTCTGTTGCCCAACTTGGTAACGGATTCTATCGCCATAGCGGTGGTGGGCTTCTCCATGGGAATCTCTCTGGCCAAGATCTTTGCTCTGAAACACGGCTACAGTGTGGATGGTAACCAG GAGCTGATTGCCCTGGGTCTGTGTAACTTTGTCAGCTCCTTCTTCCACACCTTCGCCATCACCTGTTCCATGTCCCGCAGTCTGGTGCAGGAGAGCACCGGGGGCAATacgcag ATTGCGGGTCTGTTGGCGTCTATGGTGGTGTTGCTGGTGGTGGTGgccattggttttgtcttccaGCCTCTGCCACAG acCGCGCTGGCTGCCATCATCATGGTTAACCTGCTGGGGATGTTTAAACAATTCAGGGACATCCCTGCCCTGTGGAGGACCAGCAAGATCGAGTTG GCTATCTGGCTGGTAGCCTTTGTGGCCTCTGTGCTGTTGGGCCTTGATCTTGGACTTCTGGTGGCCTTAGGATTTGCCATCCTGAGTGTCATCTACAGAACACAGAG CCCAAAGAGTGTGATCCTGGGACAGGTCCTGGACACAGGCCTGTACTGTGACGTGGATGAATATGAAAAA GCAGCTGAATGCACAGGGATTAAGATTTTCCACTCAAACTCTTCAATCTACTTTGCAAACAGTGACCTTTATTTGAACGCCCTCAAAGAGAAG ACAGGAGTGGACCCCGTACATCTCCAGGCTATACGGAAAGCCCGAAAAAAG AAAATCAAGAAGGAGAGCGCAGAGAGGGAGAGCCAAAACCACAAGTCACCACGAAAAATGAGTGCTGTCGTCAAACTG GATGTGGAGCTGGGCGTCACTCACGAAGTGGTGGCAGGGGGCGGCTCCCAGAACCACTTGGAGGTGCAGGGGAACGGGCAGGTGGCCGAGACCCACACAGAGTCAGACTCTGAGGAGACCCGGTTCCTAGAGCCCCTCTGTCCTGTCCACACCCTCATTCTGGACTGGACCCCCGTCAACTTCATCGATTCTGTGGGAGCCAAAGCAATCAAGTTG GTGATCAAGGAGTATGCAgctgtggatgtgtgtgtcttCATCGCCGGCTGCAGCA GAACTCTGCTGGCTGAACTCCGCACCCTGCAGTTTTTCACCGGGGTCGTGACCCCAGAAATGGTCTTCCCCACCGTCCATGACGCCGTATTGCACTGTCGGCGCCGGACTGCCCCGCCCACCATCCCTGCCATTCAATGA